The nucleotide sequence TAATAACAAATTCAGCAAGATTTAAAAGCTCTTTAAATCGAAACCAAGTTGAAATCTCAGATACATTATCTTCACCCATAAGGAAAAAAAGTTCGTCATCAGGGTATTCTTCACGAAGCTTTTTTAGCGTGTAATACGTATAGGTATAATCACGTGCTTGCTTGTGTTTTTCCAGTTCATTTACATCGAATTGAGGATGTGATGCAAGTGCAAGACGCATCATATGAACTCTCTGCTCATAAGAAACTCGTGGTTTTTTGTGAGGTGGGTTTCCTGCAGGTATGAAATAAATCTTATCCAGGATTAATTTTTCAATACAGTACCTTGCCAATCTGAGGTGACCGCAGTGGATTGGATCAAAGGTACCTCCGAGTATTCCCAATCTCATGATCAGTTCGTAATATATTTATTTATTTTTTCAATAAAATTGTTTTCTGGATATTCAAGCGAAAGCTGTTGACCCACTAGAGTTAGCATATCCCAGTTCTTCTTTTTTATGTATATCATTCCAGCAAGGACAAGTGCCTTTTCTTCGACTTCTCCGCGAATGTTCTCGTCAAATATCTCGTTTAGATACATGATTGAAGCGTTATAATATCCCATCATATAGTAGATGTGTGCATTTAGATATTTTTTCTCAAGAAGCTTATCGATACACACTGATCGCATTTCTTTGACATTTTCGATCTGATCAGAATCTGGGTATTGAGCAATGAAATGATTGAACTGCTGAAGAGCATTGATCGTTTCCTGCTGATCATAGGCTGGTGGATAGGACAATTTGAACCAGGATGTGCCGATCTTATAATTTGCATCCTCATTATATTGCGAGTAAGGGAACAATCTCATAAGCTGCTGATATTCAAAGATGGCATCTTCATAGAGACGCATCTTATAATAGCAGTTTGCCAGTTGATATTGAGCACGTTTAACAAGGGTATCACCTTTACTCATATATGTTATGATCTCATAAATATCTCTTGCTTTACCATATTTTCTTCGTTGGAATAGATCATCGGCTTCGAGCATTTGCGCATGAGAATCAAAGTCTCCTTTGGGAAGTTGAAGGGGTCTTTCATAGGTAACATCTTCATCTTCATCATTCCAGTTCATTGGTGTGGGAGTTTGAGCATTCAAATAGAGGAATGTAAAAGAAAGCAGTATGAATAGCATAAGAGTTGGTAAAGCAAATTTTTTCATTATCTATTCTCCAGCATTACGATTCTTTCCCGAACAATATCCAGGCGTTCATAGTCAGGGTACTGTTTCTGGATTTCCCTAAGTTGCGTTAGGGCACCTGCATATTGTTCCATGCCAATAAGACATAAAGCAATCTTAAGTTTTGCATCAACAATTTTGTTAGAGTCCGGATAGTTTATCACGACTTTATCAAAATTGAATATAGCTGTTTCAAATTGATCAAGAGAGTAATAGCATTCACCAATCCAGTATTGCGCATTGGAAGCTAGGTCATGCTGGGGATATTCTTTGATGAAGTCCGAGAACGTGGAAATTGCTTTCCTGAAATCTTTGTCGACATAATACTGTCTTCCCTGCTGGTAAAGATTTTCGGGAGTGACAACATTTGATTCTTGTGCCGGTTTTTTGGTTTGATCTGAAGGTGCCGGATTAGAACGGAGTTGAGCGAGAATCTGATTTTGTGCTTCGATCTTAGATTCAAGTGTATTAACTTTTACTTCGAGAGTCGATACCTTTGATTGAAGTACAATGATCTGATCGATTTTGCCGTTGAGCAGTTGAAGATCAGTAGAAAATTGCTTTTCCTGCTGATCAATAGCATCGGAGTTCATTTTTATTACTTCTGCAAGATACTGCAATTGCTGATCTGTCTGGCTTGCAGGTTGCTGAATACTTGTGTATGGCTTTTGCTGGGCGCATTGTGCCGCAAGAAGTAATAGTAACAGTCCGAGTACATATAATTTTTTCACCGTTAACCCCCGTAATGTTCAAAGAATATTTTGTAGGATTTATAGGTAGAATAGATATCTCCCTTGCTGGAAATCTCGAAAGGTGAGTGCATTGCGATGAGAGGTGTTCCGCAATCGATGACTTCCGCATTATATTCAGCCATAAATTTTGCGATCGTACCACCACCACCGACATCTACTTTACCGAGTTCACCAATCTGCCAGTTGATATTATGATCATTGAATAATTTTCGAAGTTTTGCAATGAATTCAGGATGTGCATCATTAGAGCCGCTTTTACCTCTGGAGCCGGTGAATTTAGTCAGGCACACACCATAACCGAGGAGTGGTGCATTCTGATGTTCATGAACTTCCTTGAAAGATGGATTGACTGCGGCAGTAACATCACCGGAAAGAATATTCGTTATGGTAAGCACTTTTCTCAACATCTTTGTGCTGTCCAGTCCCTGGAAGTCAATAACATCAGCTATGAAATCAAGAATGAAATCAGATCTGGCACCTGTGTTGCCTTCGCTTCCGATCTCTTCTTTATCGGCAAGAAATACTATCGATGCGAGTTTGGGTTTATCGCTGTCAAGCAAAGCGCGAAGCGCAGTATAAGAACAGACTCTGTCGTCCTGACCATATGCGCCAACCATGCTTGCATCAATGCCGACATCCCTGCTTGAGAAAGCCGGTACGATCTCAATCTCAGCGCTGATAAGATCCTCTTCCACAATGCCATATTTTTCATATAAGATATTAAGGCAATTCAGCTTGACACCCTCTTTGACATCATCATCAGGGAAGGGAATTGAACCAAAGAGAAGTTGGAGTTTATCAGCATTGATGGCTTCAGATATCTTCTTCTCGTTATAGTCCTTTGCAAGATGGGGAAGAAGGTCTGCAAAAGTAAAAACCGGATCTCCGTCATTCTCGCCGATCGAAACATCGATCCGCGTACCATCCTGTTTGATTATAACTCCATATAATGCAAGGGGAATTGCCATCCACTGGTATTTTCTTATGCCACCATAATAGTGAGTGAGCATAATGCCAAGATGGGTAGTATTGTCTTCTGAGAGAGGAACTTGCTTCAGGTCCACACGAGGTAC is from Candidatus Cloacimonadota bacterium and encodes:
- the ybgF gene encoding tol-pal system protein YbgF, with product MKKLYVLGLLLLLLAAQCAQQKPYTSIQQPASQTDQQLQYLAEVIKMNSDAIDQQEKQFSTDLQLLNGKIDQIIVLQSKVSTLEVKVNTLESKIEAQNQILAQLRSNPAPSDQTKKPAQESNVVTPENLYQQGRQYYVDKDFRKAISTFSDFIKEYPQHDLASNAQYWIGECYYSLDQFETAIFNFDKVVINYPDSNKIVDAKLKIALCLIGMEQYAGALTQLREIQKQYPDYERLDIVRERIVMLENR
- the nadD gene encoding nicotinate (nicotinamide) nucleotide adenylyltransferase, which translates into the protein MRLGILGGTFDPIHCGHLRLARYCIEKLILDKIYFIPAGNPPHKKPRVSYEQRVHMMRLALASHPQFDVNELEKHKQARDYTYTYYTLKKLREEYPDDELFFLMGEDNVSEISTWFRFKELLNLAEFVIISRKAEKDYSKDIPFSDDLTFLEMPNIDISSKQIRNLRASSKSIHGLVPDEVEKFIINNSIYT
- a CDS encoding aminopeptidase, coding for MAKTSKGKELEKKLTYSKKNFWNTASDDEKEQAFVFADEYCAFLDEGRTERLSVEISERILQSRKFAPLSAKAPKKAPGFYTINRNKNIAIFKPGKKDISHGCNLIVAHIDVPRVDLKQVPLSEDNTTHLGIMLTHYYGGIRKYQWMAIPLALYGVIIKQDGTRIDVSIGENDGDPVFTFADLLPHLAKDYNEKKISEAINADKLQLLFGSIPFPDDDVKEGVKLNCLNILYEKYGIVEEDLISAEIEIVPAFSSRDVGIDASMVGAYGQDDRVCSYTALRALLDSDKPKLASIVFLADKEEIGSEGNTGARSDFILDFIADVIDFQGLDSTKMLRKVLTITNILSGDVTAAVNPSFKEVHEHQNAPLLGYGVCLTKFTGSRGKSGSNDAHPEFIAKLRKLFNDHNINWQIGELGKVDVGGGGTIAKFMAEYNAEVIDCGTPLIAMHSPFEISSKGDIYSTYKSYKIFFEHYGG
- the bamD gene encoding outer membrane protein assembly factor BamD; the encoded protein is MKKFALPTLMLFILLSFTFLYLNAQTPTPMNWNDEDEDVTYERPLQLPKGDFDSHAQMLEADDLFQRRKYGKARDIYEIITYMSKGDTLVKRAQYQLANCYYKMRLYEDAIFEYQQLMRLFPYSQYNEDANYKIGTSWFKLSYPPAYDQQETINALQQFNHFIAQYPDSDQIENVKEMRSVCIDKLLEKKYLNAHIYYMMGYYNASIMYLNEIFDENIRGEVEEKALVLAGMIYIKKKNWDMLTLVGQQLSLEYPENNFIEKINKYITN